One Pieris napi chromosome Z, ilPieNapi1.2, whole genome shotgun sequence DNA window includes the following coding sequences:
- the LOC125062712 gene encoding surfeit locus protein 1 isoform X1 translates to MFSGFCKLSKSYFPLLNATAKKNSINVVRQNSKFTPGQSIRLQKIKEKEPGEVIKWMLLVIPVGSFGLGCWQAYRLQWKLELIDRMQSTTNSSPVDIPHDFHELDNMEYKPVKVRGEFLHDKEFLIGPRSLVENESLPRVGSFVSDPKKNQGWLVVTPFKLSDTGEVILVNRGWIHQGLRPKERRQASMINGEVELTGVVRLTETRSPFMPKNNPVKGSWFYRDLHQMSAYLGCAPVWIDARGNPEPPEGWPLPNQTRVNLRNEHMSYLITWYLLSAFTAVMWHRYFIRKLPLV, encoded by the exons ATGTTTAGTGGTTTCTGTAAACTAAGTAAAAGTTATTTTCCTTTACTCAATGCTACTGCAAAAAAAAACTCCATAAATGTTGTGAGGCAAAACTCAAAGTTTACTCCTGGCCAATCTATTAGACTGCAAAAGATAAAAGAGAAGGAACCCGGCGAAGTAATTAAATGGATGTTATTG GTTATACCAGTTGGCTCCTTTGGCTTAGGTTGTTGGCAAGCATATCGCCTACAATGGAAGTTAGAACTTATAGACAGAATGCAATCAACAACAAATTCTTCGCCCGTGGATATCCCACATGA TTTTCATGAACTTGATAATATGGAATATAAACCTGTAAAAGTTAGAGGAGAATTTCTGCAtgataaagaatttttaatagGCCCAAGATCTCTGGTTGAAAATGAAAGTTTGCCAAGAGTTGGTTCATTTGTATCGGATCCTAAAAAAAACCAAGGATGGCTGGTGGTAACACCATTTAAATTGTCAGATACTGG TGAGGTAATCTTAGTAAATCGTGGTTGGATACATCAAGGACTTCGGCCAAAGGAAAGGCGTCAAGCATCAATGATTAATGGTGAAGTTGAACTTACTGGAGTTGTCCGATTAACAGAAACAAGAAGTCCATTTATgccaaaaaataatccagttaAAGGTTCATGGTTCTATAG GGATTTGCATCAAATGAGTGCATACTTAGGATGTGCACCAGTATGGATAGACGCAAGAGGCAATCCGGAGCCACCAGAAGGATGGCCCTTGCCCAATCAAACACGAGTCAATCTAAGAAATGAACATATGTCATATCTTATAACTTGGTACTTGTTGTCAGCATTTACTGCAGTTATGTGGCATCGCTACTTTATAAGGAAACTTCCTCTTGTGTAG
- the LOC125062712 gene encoding surfeit locus protein 1 isoform X2 translates to MSIFHELDNMEYKPVKVRGEFLHDKEFLIGPRSLVENESLPRVGSFVSDPKKNQGWLVVTPFKLSDTGEVILVNRGWIHQGLRPKERRQASMINGEVELTGVVRLTETRSPFMPKNNPVKGSWFYRDLHQMSAYLGCAPVWIDARGNPEPPEGWPLPNQTRVNLRNEHMSYLITWYLLSAFTAVMWHRYFIRKLPLV, encoded by the exons ATGAGTAT TTTTCATGAACTTGATAATATGGAATATAAACCTGTAAAAGTTAGAGGAGAATTTCTGCAtgataaagaatttttaatagGCCCAAGATCTCTGGTTGAAAATGAAAGTTTGCCAAGAGTTGGTTCATTTGTATCGGATCCTAAAAAAAACCAAGGATGGCTGGTGGTAACACCATTTAAATTGTCAGATACTGG TGAGGTAATCTTAGTAAATCGTGGTTGGATACATCAAGGACTTCGGCCAAAGGAAAGGCGTCAAGCATCAATGATTAATGGTGAAGTTGAACTTACTGGAGTTGTCCGATTAACAGAAACAAGAAGTCCATTTATgccaaaaaataatccagttaAAGGTTCATGGTTCTATAG GGATTTGCATCAAATGAGTGCATACTTAGGATGTGCACCAGTATGGATAGACGCAAGAGGCAATCCGGAGCCACCAGAAGGATGGCCCTTGCCCAATCAAACACGAGTCAATCTAAGAAATGAACATATGTCATATCTTATAACTTGGTACTTGTTGTCAGCATTTACTGCAGTTATGTGGCATCGCTACTTTATAAGGAAACTTCCTCTTGTGTAG